AGATGATTTACCCGTAACGTTCAAGCCTACAGTCAGGCCTAAGAAACGGTATAACTCGCCCATTTCAACCGCGTCACGGCTCGCTAAATACTCGTTAACTGTAACGACGTGAACGCCATCACCAGAAATTGCATTCAAATAAACGGGCATTGTTGCCGTTAGTGTCTTACCTTCACCGGTCTTCATTTCGGCGATGTTTCCTTTATGAAGGGTAATACCACCCATCAGTTGAACTTTATAAGGGAATAAACCTAACACACGCTTTGCAGCTTCTCTTACTACCGCGAATGCTTCTGTCAGTAGTTGATCTAATGTTTCCCCTTTTTGGTAACGTTCTTGGAATTCTGCCGTTTTATTACGTAATTCCTCGTCACTCAAAGCAGCCATCGTACTCTCCAAGGCAATGATTTTATCTGCTTGTTTTTCTAAACTCTTAATTTCTGCCTTGTCGTTTTCGAATATTCGTTTCAAAAAGTTGGCCATTCTAAATCTCCTCTAATTCTGATTTATATAGTTAGTAGTATTTCTCTGATATAACATAAGGAATGCTTACACTTCACGCATCTTACTCATTTTAGCATTAATACTAGTGTTTTTGTACTGTTTTCTACTATTTCATGCCTAAAAAGAGTTAGATTGAAGGGTATTTCTCTTTGTGCCCCATCTTTTTTATTAATGATTTATAAAGCACAAAAATCGCCAGAGCAATAAACGCCCTGGCGACTATTATTTATTCACGTTTTAATCGTTATTTGTTTCGATTAAGCCGAATTTCCCATCTTTACGACGGTAAACAATACTTGTTCCATTCGTTTCTGAATCTTCGAAAATGAAGAAATTATGCCCTAGCATGTTCATTTGCAGAACCGCTTCTTCACTATCCATTGGTTTTAGTGAGATGCGTTTTGTTCTGACAATTTCTAATTGCCCATTACTTTCATCCAGGTCCTCTTCAATCATAGATGGTGATGACGTTGGAGCAAATCCTTTTTCACGAGATTTACGGTTAATCTTAGTTTTGTATTTACGTACTTGGCGCTCTAATTTATCCACAACCAAGTCGATACTTCCATATAAATCGATTGAAGTTTCTTCAGCACGCAATACTAAGTAAGGTAGAGGAATTGTAACTTCCACCTTTGCAGTTTTATCAGTATAGACCTTCAAATTTACATGTGCAGTTGCTTCCGGCACATTATCAAAGAATCTTTCTAGTTTACTTAGTTTTTTCTCTGCATATTCTCTTATTGCTGCTGTTACCTCGATATTTTCTCCTCGGACATTGTATCTAAACATAGTGCTCTCTCCTTTCGCCTGATTCATCATCAGAAAAGACTCCTATGGACCACTCATTAGGATTCCTTAATCCCATTATAATGTAAGCGGTAAGATTTTACAATCGATTCCATCTAATTATCGCCCAATCGAGAAAGAAGTAATTCTCTTAACCCCTGCCTCCGCAAATACGTGCTTGGCATGCATAAGTGTGCGGCCCGTTGTATACACGTCATCAAATAGTATAACGGATGTTATGTCTTTGTTGAAGGTAGGAGCGAGTTGGAATGGTTGTGCCGTTTTTAGGCGTTCCTGTCGCTTTTTCTCGGATTGTTTCTTTTCGAATGAGATATTTATCAACCAATTTTCATAAGGTAAAGACGCTATACGCAGTAATTCTTCACATTGATTAAAGCCACGCTTAGCATAACTCGCTTCAGAAACCGGAATCGGAACAACAACTGCGTCAGGACTCTTTTTGAGAAAAGTCTGTATGGTGGCCGACATGATCTGGGCAAAACGCGTATCACCTTGAAACTTATAGCGTTGCAGCCATTCTTTCAAGGCAGCGTCATAGTAGAAAAACGCCTCATGCGAAACATATTCACTCGGAAGACGGGCCTGCCATTTTTCACAATCCATACAGATAGTACTTGCTTTTTGAGGACGTGAACAACCAGGACAGGCCGTTTCTTTTTCTATCCAACGAAAAGTTTGGCGACATTTTTCACATATAATCGGGCTTTCGTGCGGGTGAAACGAAAAAATCTGCTTCAACGTTAAACAAGGGGGTAATGCACGGTTACACATCAGACAATTTGGCATGCAGCAACCCTCCCTTTCTGGCTTCATTGTTCATAGAAATGATTTGTCGGACTGCTCGCTTCGCGGCGCGTGTCTGCCCATAATGACCGTACCAAACCAATCCCGTTGGAAAATCCTTATGCCGCCCTGCTCTTCCTGCTATTTGAACCAAAGAAGATTCGGTAAAAACGCGGTCCTCCGTTCCAATAACAAAAACATCTATATCGCGAAACGTAACCCCACGTTCCAAAATTGTTGTGGTTATCAGGAACCGATATTGCTCCTGTCGCATCGCTTTTACTTTTTCGACCCGTTTCGGATCTTCAGCTGATACAGAGGTAAATGAAAGTTCTGGATAAAGCAGATGCAACCAATTTTCCAACTCTTTCATCAAACCAATATGTGGCATGAATAATAGAAACCGGCGTTCTGATTGAATCAATTGATGGATGTACTTCATTAGTAGGGAGCGGCGGTTTTTCTTTTGGATACTCTTACGCCAATCCCCCAGCCACTTGCACGTCACTTCCGGCAGCGGATAACGATGATAACGTGCGGGCAGAATTGTCGCCACCAGTTTGGCTTGTTTCACTCGCTTTTGCATTTCTCGTGGAGGCGTTGCAGTTAAATAGAGCAAGGCGCCGTTCGGTTTACGCGCTTTTTCCGCACCAAAATTCAGAGTTTTATCATTATGGAATGGGAAGGAATCTACTTCATCAATAATCAATAAATCAAAGGCGGCCTTAAATCTAAGAAGCTGATGGGTGGTCGCAATAGTCAGCTGTGTGTAACAATACGCGTCTTCCATTCCGCCGAATAATAATGCGAGAGGGATGCCGCTAAAAGCCGCTTCCAACCTCGGTGCCAATTCCAAACACACATCAATACGCGGCGATGCAATACAAATCCTCCCTTTCGCTTGTAAACAATCGGAAATCCCTTGAAAAATCATTTCGGTCTTTCCTGAACCGGCAACGGCCCAAATCAAACGCTCGCCCCTTTCAGCCCAAGTAGTGGCAATCGCGTCGGACGCCCGTTTTTGCTCAGTCGATAATTCCCCCTCCCACGTTAAAGGCGCATGAGTTAGTTGGGGAAATTCATTTATTTCCGGCAATGAATAAAGGAGCGTACATTTTTTTAGCTTCCCCATATTCAAACACGCTGCACAAAAGAAACAATCGTCTCCGCAATCACATGGACCTTTTATAAGCTGTTCGCTATTTCCACATCGTTGGCAGCGCCATTTCCCATTCTCCATATTGAAAGCCGGGCATTTCTGACTAACTTCTAGGATGGTGGGATCTCCTTCCCATTCTGCACTACTAATTTCTCTTCCGTACAAATTTTTATCCACTCGCTTCACTCCCTTTACTTATATATAAGCAAAAAAAGGTGAAAAGCTTTTTTTTGGAGCGGAAATAGTTAAATAAATGTGTGTCGTGTCCAAAAAGTGTTCACTTAATTCGAGGGAGTATGCATCCGTTGGATGGGTTCTTCCTTTTTTGTCGTGACCATTTTTTAAGTTATCCGAGATGAGACGGAAATGCCTTGCGGTCCCACGGCAGTACACAAGCAACCTCGCCGGCCGGAGGGCATTTCCTTCACCAACCCCGAATCACCAAGAAGAACCAAACTGGGGAATGAATCGGGCATCATTCCCCGGTTATGTCCCAAAGTGGGCAATGAATCGGACATCATTCCACAGTTATGTCCTAAAGTGGGCAATGAATCGGGCATCATTCCTCGGTTATGTCCTAAAGTGGGCAATGATATACCATTCATTACTCACTTTACAAAAGACAATCACGCGAAAACAATGAATGACGTTCCCCCAGAAACTTATAAAACCCTATACAACAAAAAAAACTGCCCAAAATGAAGGGGCAGTCGAAAAATAGCAGTCTCATTTATTTAGTTGTATCTTCAGTCCAAGTAATACCTAATGCGCCTTCGCCTAAATGCGTTCCGATAACGGCGCCGAAATAACTCATTTCACAGCGAACATCAGGATGGCGGCTTTCAATTTGTTGTATCAACTCGCGGGCACTTTCTTCGCGGTTGGCATGAATAACTGTAGCTACCAAAGGATAGTCCACTGTTTCCTTCTCTTTAGCAAGTAAATCTAGAATCGCTTGTAACGCTTTCTTCTTTGTCCGTATTATTTCGTAGACAGTTATTTTCTTATCTTCAAAATGCAAAATAGGTTTGATTTTTAACATAGAGCCCATTAATGCAGCACCGCTTGATAGACGTCCGCCTTTTTGCAAATTAGTTAAATCATCCACCATAAAATAAGCAGACGTACGAGATTTCAATTGTTCAACCTGCGCAACAATTTCTTCCGCATCCAATCCCAACTTCGCTAAACGTGCAGCTTCCAATACCATCCGCGCTTGCGGATAGCAACTAATTTCTGAGTCGATTGGATAAATTTTACAATCTGGAAAATCATCAACCAACGTGCTAGTCGTTTGGAAAGAACCACTGATACCGGAAGAAAGATGAATTGAAATAATCGCATCATACTCTTTTTCTAACTTTTGAAACAGCTCATAAACTTCTCCTACGGCCGGTTGGGAACTTGAAGGAAATGTACGCATCTCACTTAATTTCTCGTAAAATTCAGTTGCAGAGAGATCGATATCTTCACGATATGATTTGCCATCGATATTCACAATCAATGGGAGCATATATATATTGTTTGCATCCAAAATTTCTTTGGGTATATATGCTGTACTGTCGGTAACGATTGCCGTTTTCATAAACCTTTCCTTTCTAATTCTGTAATAGCGCACGTCGGTTCATACCATTTACGGCCGCCTCTTTATCTGTAAAGTGATAAATCCATCCATTTGAATCATAGTAACGGGTATCATTACCTCGGCCCATCATCAATACAATATCTCCGGGTTCAGCCATTTCGATGGCTTTATAGATAGCCTCCACACGATTTTCGTAATACGCATAGTTCGTCGCGCCTTCAGGAATGCCTGGCTTCATCATTTCCCAAATTTCCGCTTGGTCTTCTCCCATCGCTTCATCCGCCGTCAAAAAAGCAAAATCCGCTTGTTCAATCCCTATTTTGGTCATAATCGGACGTTTTTCAAATTCACGCTTGCCGGTACAACCAAAAACAGCAATGACTTTTCCTTTAGCGATGTTTTTTACGGTAGCCAGTACCTTCTCCATCGCATCGGGAGAATGCGCATAATCTACATACAGACTGATATCGTCTGCTTTAGCTGCCAACTCCATCCGGCCAGACACGCCCAATAAAGATGGAATCGTCGCGACAATCTCTGTCAAAGAATAACCCAGTGCAAATACGGAAGCCATACCCGCCAACAAGTTGGAAACATTATATTCGCCAACGAGATTGGAATGCACAGCATACGTTTCATTTAAATAAACCAGGTCAAAGGTAGTGTGTGATTCAAAATAGTGAATATTAGTAGCGAAAAAGTCGCTCTCTGAATCCAAAATACTATACGACAAAACTTCGCCTACTGTCGCTTCACGGTAGTCTTCGAACGTTTCATCATCTTTATTCAAAACAGCAACTTTCGCTGTCTTGTAGCTGTTACCCATTTGAGAGAACAGCAA
This genomic interval from Jeotgalibaca porci contains the following:
- a CDS encoding DEAD/DEAH box helicase is translated as MDKNLYGREISSAEWEGDPTILEVSQKCPAFNMENGKWRCQRCGNSEQLIKGPCDCGDDCFFCAACLNMGKLKKCTLLYSLPEINEFPQLTHAPLTWEGELSTEQKRASDAIATTWAERGERLIWAVAGSGKTEMIFQGISDCLQAKGRICIASPRIDVCLELAPRLEAAFSGIPLALLFGGMEDAYCYTQLTIATTHQLLRFKAAFDLLIIDEVDSFPFHNDKTLNFGAEKARKPNGALLYLTATPPREMQKRVKQAKLVATILPARYHRYPLPEVTCKWLGDWRKSIQKKNRRSLLMKYIHQLIQSERRFLLFMPHIGLMKELENWLHLLYPELSFTSVSAEDPKRVEKVKAMRQEQYRFLITTTILERGVTFRDIDVFVIGTEDRVFTESSLVQIAGRAGRHKDFPTGLVWYGHYGQTRAAKRAVRQIISMNNEARKGGLLHAKLSDV
- the hpf gene encoding ribosome hibernation-promoting factor, HPF/YfiA family — encoded protein: MFRYNVRGENIEVTAAIREYAEKKLSKLERFFDNVPEATAHVNLKVYTDKTAKVEVTIPLPYLVLRAEETSIDLYGSIDLVVDKLERQVRKYKTKINRKSREKGFAPTSSPSMIEEDLDESNGQLEIVRTKRISLKPMDSEEAVLQMNMLGHNFFIFEDSETNGTSIVYRRKDGKFGLIETNND
- a CDS encoding DegV family protein, producing the protein MKTAIVTDSTAYIPKEILDANNIYMLPLIVNIDGKSYREDIDLSATEFYEKLSEMRTFPSSSQPAVGEVYELFQKLEKEYDAIISIHLSSGISGSFQTTSTLVDDFPDCKIYPIDSEISCYPQARMVLEAARLAKLGLDAEEIVAQVEQLKSRTSAYFMVDDLTNLQKGGRLSSGAALMGSMLKIKPILHFEDKKITVYEIIRTKKKALQAILDLLAKEKETVDYPLVATVIHANREESARELIQQIESRHPDVRCEMSYFGAVIGTHLGEGALGITWTEDTTK
- a CDS encoding ComF family protein; amino-acid sequence: MDCEKWQARLPSEYVSHEAFFYYDAALKEWLQRYKFQGDTRFAQIMSATIQTFLKKSPDAVVVPIPVSEASYAKRGFNQCEELLRIASLPYENWLINISFEKKQSEKKRQERLKTAQPFQLAPTFNKDITSVILFDDVYTTGRTLMHAKHVFAEAGVKRITSFSIGR
- a CDS encoding UDP-N-acetylmuramoyl-L-alanyl-D-glutamate--2,6-diaminopimelate ligase; protein product: MNLEQLFNHIKFKHVIGTFSDAQINKITQDTREVESGDVFICIEGANFDGHGYAAQAVEKGAIAVVARKQLDINVPVIYVNDTTKAMAMLANAFYGYPSDKLKMIGITGTNGKTTTTYIIEAILKGLKLGSGVIGTVGIKVNDTFIPTINTTPDSITLQRVFKEMDDENVAVCAMEVSSQALVKGRVWGVDFDVAVMTNLTHEHMELHHTMEAYQAAKKLLFSQMGNSYKTAKVAVLNKDDETFEDYREATVGEVLSYSILDSESDFFATNIHYFESHTTFDLVYLNETYAVHSNLVGEYNVSNLLAGMASVFALGYSLTEIVATIPSLLGVSGRMELAAKADDISLYVDYAHSPDAMEKVLATVKNIAKGKVIAVFGCTGKREFEKRPIMTKIGIEQADFAFLTADEAMGEDQAEIWEMMKPGIPEGATNYAYYENRVEAIYKAIEMAEPGDIVLMMGRGNDTRYYDSNGWIYHFTDKEAAVNGMNRRALLQN